Sequence from the Deltaproteobacteria bacterium genome:
AGGAACGAAAAGTGCGTGTGCAGGTGCAGATGAACGAAGTCTTTCATGGCTCCCCGATTTCACGGCCGCGCGGGCCGGTTCACTCCCACTCGATCGTCGCGGGCGGCTTGCTGGAGATGTCGTACACCACGCGGTTGACGCCCTCGACCTCGTTGATAATGCGGTTGCTGATGCGAGCCAGCAGGTCGTACGGGATGTGCACCCAGTCGGCCGTCATGCCGTCGAGTGAGTGCACCGCGCGTAGCGCAATCGTATGCGCGTAGGTACGTTCGTCGCCCATCACCCCGACGCTGCGCACGGGCAGCAGCACGGCGAATGCCTGCCAGATGCGATCATACCAGCCGGACGTGCGCAGTTCCTCGATGAACACCGCGTCGGCGTTCTGCAAAATCTCGATACGCTCGCGCGTCACGACGCCGGGAATCCGAACGGCGAGTCCCGGCCCCGGGAAGGGATGGCGGCCGAGGACGTCGGCCGGAATGTCCAGCTCACGGCCGACCGCGCGGACCTCGTCCTTGAACAGCTCGCGCAGCGGTTCGACGAGCTTGAGGCGCAGCGTGTCGGGCAGCCCGCCGACGTTGTGGTGGCTCTTGATGGTCGCCGACGGGCCGCCCTTGGCGCTGATCGACTCGATCACATCGGGGTAGAGCGTGCCCTGCGCGAGAAACGTCGCGTCGCGGTGGCGTTTCGCTTCGTCGGAGAACACGTCGATGAAGACCTTGCCGATGATCTTGCGCTTGCGCTCCGGGTCTTCGACGCCCGCGAGCTCGTCGAGAAAGCGGTCGGTCGCGTCCACGTAAACCACCTGCAGCCCGAGGCGCTCGCGGTAATCGCGCAGCACCTGCTCGGCCTCGCCTTTTCGCAGCACGCCCGTGTTCACAAAAATCGACGTGAGCTGATCGCCGATGGCGCGACGCAGCAGCACGGCGGTTACGGTGGAATCGACGCCGCCCGACAGGCCGAGAATCACGCCCTCGGCGCCGATGCGCTCGCGCAGGTCGCGGATCGTGATGTCGATGAAGTTGTGCGCGGTCCAGTTGTCGCCGCAACCGCAGATGCGGTGGACGAAGTTGGCGAGGATGTCCAGGCCGCGCGTTGTGTGGACGACCTCGGGGTGGAACTGGAGCGCGTAGAACCGCCGCGTCTCGTCGGCCATGGCGGCGATCGGCGAATTGCCGGATCGTCCCACCGCGCGAAAGCCTTCGGGCATGCGCTCGACGCGGTCACCGTGGCTCATCCAGACGGGCAGCGCGCACCCCGGCTCGAAGCCCGTGAAGAGGCCGCCGTCCTCGAGGATCTCGGTGACCGCCGGGCCGTACTCTCGCCGGTCCGATCGCGCGACCTCGCCGCCGAAAAGCTGCGCCATGAGCTGCATGCCGTAGCAGATGCCGAGCACCGGCACGCCCGTCTCGAGCAGGTCGCGGCCGATTTTCGGCGCGCCGGGATCGTAGATGCTCGACGGCCCGCCAGAGAGAATCACGCCTCGCGGTGCAAACTCGCGCACGCGCTCGACCGTCGCGTCATAGGGCCAGATCTCGCAGTAAACGCGCAGCTCGCGAACCCGCCGGGCGATGAGCTGCGTGTATTGCGATCCGAAATCGAGAATAAGGATCTTTTCGTCAGGAACGGCGTTCATGGCGCTGGGGACTCCGCGAAATTCGGGTTATTTCAATTGATAGTTCGGCGCTTCTTTCGTGACGGTCACGTCGTGGGCGTGGCTTTCCTGAAGCCCCGCGGACGAGATCTCACAAAAACGTGCGCGCGTGCGCAAGTGCTCGATCGTGGGACTGCCCGTGTAACCCATTCCCGCGCGCAGGCCGCCGATCAACTGTTCCACCACGGACCGGATCGAGCCCTTGTACGGGACTCGGCCCTCGATGCCCTCGGGCACGAATTTCGCCGGCGACTCGATGTGATCCTGGGCGTAGCGGTCGGCGCTGCCCTGCGACATCGCGCCGATCGAACCCATGCCGCGATACACCTTGTAGCTTCGACCCTGAAAAAGAATCGCCTCGCCCGGGCTCTCCTCGGTGCCCGCGAACAGGCTGCCGATCATGATCGAATCCGCCCCGGCGGCAAGCGCCTTGACGATGTCGCCGGAGTAGCGGATGCCGCCGTCAGCGATGATCGGCACGCCGAAATTCGCCGCCTCGCGCGCGCACTCGTTGACCGCGGTGATCTGCGGTACGCCGACCCCCGAGACGATGCGCGTGGTGCAGATCGAGCCCGGGCCGATGCCGACCTTCACGCCGTGCGCGCCGGCTTCGCACAGGGCGCGGGTGCCCTCCACGGTCGCTACGTTGCCCGCGACCACCTGGGTGCCCGGGAATCGGTTGCGGATCCAGCGGACAATCTCGATCACGCGTTTCGAGTGACCGTGCGCGGTGTCGACGCACACCACATCGACGTCTTTCTCGACCAGCGCCTCGACCCGGTGACGCGATTCATCGGCCACGCCCACCGCGGCGCCGACCCGATAACGACCGTGGTCGTCTTTGCACGCATTGGGGAAACGCTCGGTCTTTTCGATGTCCTTGATCGTGATGAGCCCGACCAGGTAGCCCGCATCATCCACCACGAGCAGCTTCTCGATTCGGTTCTCGTGCAGGATTCGCTTGGCCTCCACCATCGTCGTGCCGGGTTTCACGGCGATCAGGTGGTCCTTGGTCATCAGCTCGTCGATGCGCTTGTTGAGATCGGTGAGGAATCGCAGGTCGCGGTTGGTCAGGATTCCGACCGGCTTGCCCTCGGCGTTGACCACGGGCAGACCCGAGATCTTGTAGCGCTTCATGATCTCGAGCGCCTCGAAGATGCGCTGCTCGGGCCGCATGGTGATCGGGCGCAGGATCATGCCCGACACGGCCTTCTTGCAGCGGTCCACTTCGAGGGCCTGCTGCTCGGCGCTCATGTTCTTGTGGATGATGCCGATGCCGCCCTGCTGCGCCATGGCGATCGCGGTGGCGCTTTCGGTCACCGTGTCCATGGCGGCGGACAGCAGCGGGATGCTCAGCCGGATGTCGCGCGTCAGCCGTGTCCCGAGGTCGGCCTCCGACGGCAGGAAATCGGCGTAGTCGGGCAGGAGCAGGACATCGTCAAACGTCAGTGCGTGAACGCGATCATCATTGAGCATCGGAAACGGCCCCTCGCCCCCCTCACGGTTTGGGCGGAGTTTTGTGGAACAGCGTCTGGACCTGCGTGATCTCGCGGGTCATCGTGTTTTCGACCTTGTACGGAGGCAAAAACGAAACCGGCACCGCGCGGGTGTAGCTGTAGACGACCTTGATCTCGTTGTTGAAGCGGTTGATGTTGATGCTTCCATCGGCCGACAGGGGAACCTTCGCGCGTTCGGCCACCTTGTTGATCTCGGCCAGCATCTCCTGATCACTCACCTGCGACGCCTTGATCATCTGGGCTTCGATGGCGCGCTTGAGCGACATCTCGCCGTAGATCGGCGGCACGTAGCACCAGCAGCCGACGACGATGGCCGCCAGAAAGAGGAGCAGCAGCGCCGAGACGTAGTTGAATCCGCCCCTCACGTGTTCGCGTCCGATGTTCCGTACGGTCTTCATGGTCCCACCCCTTCGTGTTTCGGTCGTTCCGGCGATCGAGCACGCAACGCGCGCATTCGCGGCGCGCGGACCTACGCGTCCAGCGTCCCTTCCGGCGGCCAGTCGTCCGCCATGAGGATTCCGTCGAGCAACCCGCCTTCCGACACCATCAGCGCGTCGAATCCCCCGAGGCGCATGACGGTTCGCACGATCCGAAAACCCGCCACGATCAAATCCTCGCGTCCCTTCTCCAGCCCCGGCAATGCGCCGACGCGTTCGGACGCGGGCAAACCGATCAACTGTCCGTAGAGCGCGTCGAGCGCCGTCGCCGACACGCGATGCCGATGCACCTTCGACCCTTC
This genomic interval carries:
- the guaA gene encoding glutamine-hydrolyzing GMP synthase, with product MNAVPDEKILILDFGSQYTQLIARRVRELRVYCEIWPYDATVERVREFAPRGVILSGGPSSIYDPGAPKIGRDLLETGVPVLGICYGMQLMAQLFGGEVARSDRREYGPAVTEILEDGGLFTGFEPGCALPVWMSHGDRVERMPEGFRAVGRSGNSPIAAMADETRRFYALQFHPEVVHTTRGLDILANFVHRICGCGDNWTAHNFIDITIRDLRERIGAEGVILGLSGGVDSTVTAVLLRRAIGDQLTSIFVNTGVLRKGEAEQVLRDYRERLGLQVVYVDATDRFLDELAGVEDPERKRKIIGKVFIDVFSDEAKRHRDATFLAQGTLYPDVIESISAKGGPSATIKSHHNVGGLPDTLRLKLVEPLRELFKDEVRAVGRELDIPADVLGRHPFPGPGLAVRIPGVVTRERIEILQNADAVFIEELRTSGWYDRIWQAFAVLLPVRSVGVMGDERTYAHTIALRAVHSLDGMTADWVHIPYDLLARISNRIINEVEGVNRVVYDISSKPPATIEWE
- the guaB gene encoding IMP dehydrogenase: MLNDDRVHALTFDDVLLLPDYADFLPSEADLGTRLTRDIRLSIPLLSAAMDTVTESATAIAMAQQGGIGIIHKNMSAEQQALEVDRCKKAVSGMILRPITMRPEQRIFEALEIMKRYKISGLPVVNAEGKPVGILTNRDLRFLTDLNKRIDELMTKDHLIAVKPGTTMVEAKRILHENRIEKLLVVDDAGYLVGLITIKDIEKTERFPNACKDDHGRYRVGAAVGVADESRHRVEALVEKDVDVVCVDTAHGHSKRVIEIVRWIRNRFPGTQVVAGNVATVEGTRALCEAGAHGVKVGIGPGSICTTRIVSGVGVPQITAVNECAREAANFGVPIIADGGIRYSGDIVKALAAGADSIMIGSLFAGTEESPGEAILFQGRSYKVYRGMGSIGAMSQGSADRYAQDHIESPAKFVPEGIEGRVPYKGSIRSVVEQLIGGLRAGMGYTGSPTIEHLRTRARFCEISSAGLQESHAHDVTVTKEAPNYQLK